Genomic segment of Bacillota bacterium:
CCGGGTTCGCCGGACCATGTGCGCATAGACACCGAGTTTCACAGGATCCTACAGCAAGCCACTCGCAATCGTTACCTGGCGGATACACTTGCCCGACTTCACACCCTTTCATTGCGCCTGATGTTCGTGACGAGGGCGAAGGCGGCCGAACTGCCGGATGCCCTCGGGCAGTACCTTGCTGTGGTGGAAGCGCTTCGGCGCCGCGACCCCGAGGCCACCGAGAGGGCTGTGCACGCCCACCTGGACGACTTCCGGGAGCGGTTGCGTGCTTCCCTGTAGGTGGGTAAGGTGGTTTGCTTCGGGGCAGAAAGAAATGGGGGTGAGATGCTCAGTGTGGCCTAGG
This window contains:
- a CDS encoding GntR family transcriptional regulator yields the protein ATEGLVSILPRRGTFASELIFSDVQDLLELRWHLEAVAARLAASRITEEELKAIERLFEGVNRLPPGSPDHVRIDTEFHRILQQATRNRYLADTLARLHTLSLRLMFVTRAKAAELPDALGQYLAVVEALRRRDPEATERAVHAHLDDFRERLRASL